GTACGGGGAGATTTGGAGGAGATTCACTGCTTATGCTTTCATCCAAAGTAGAGTGTCCCTTTCGATTTTCGGTCCTGATGCGCAAGCTATTTCGTCCGAAGCGGGAATGCGGTCATATATGCGCGTTCTTATGGCTCCCTTTTTCGAGGGAAATCAGTATCTCGAATTGCTTAGTTCGAGTCTTGAACAGAAGGGTGTAGAGGTCAAGCGGTCAACGACCGCTCGCCCTTTAGCCCTGCCCCTCCTTGACGTCCTCCGAACGGATGCTGATGTGTTTCACCTTCACTGGACTCACGTATACTTTCTTTTCGGGAGTTATGAGCGGTTCTACCGTATTCCTTTGGTAAAATACGCGTGCTGGGCATTTTCGCTGTTCTTTCTCGTCCAACTCTACCTTATCAATCTCTTTTGTGACCGTATGGTCTGGACAGTACATAACAAATGCAATCATGAACGGCGATACGAGGAGATGGACCGGTGGGTTGGTCAGCAAGTTTTTTCGTTGGTTGATGCCGTCCAGGTCTGGGATGACAATACGAAGCGCGAGTTAGCTGAGTATTTGGATGTTTCAACGACGAAAATGGTTGCTATTCCCCACGGGAACTATCACCCCTTTTACCCCCCTGATGAGCAACTGTCAAAACGTAAAGCACGTTCATCCCTTGGACTACCTCAAAACAAACGGATCTTCCTCTATTTTGGGATGATCCGACCTTACAAACAAGTGCCAAAGTTACTCAATGTTTGGTCTGACTTAGATCCCGAGGGCGCACATCTTATCGTCGCAGGAAAACCGAAGCACGAAGACTTAATTCCCCTGATCCGAAGCGTAGCTGCCGATCGTGATGATGTGACTGAAAATTTGCAATACATCTCCGACGACGAGGTACAGACATATTTTGCTGCTTGTGATCTCACAGTGTTTCCTTATAAGCATATTTATAGTTCAGGTTCAGCTGTCCTTGCTATGAGCATGGGTCGACCGTTCGTGGCACCTGCTCAGGGTGCAATACCTAGCTTAGGTTCGGATAAAAACATAGTCTATGAAGATGACTCCCTTAAATCCGCGATCGAAAAAGCTCTTCAAGTAGATAGTGACACACTCTGCCTTATCGGTCGCCAAAATATTCGCAGGGCAGATCACACTCACAGTTGGGACAAAATTGGAGATGCGGTCTTTTCCCTTTACCGCCGCTAAGTTCGAGTGGAGGGTATTTGACTGAGAACTACCTGTTGCGAGTGCGAGGAAGAAAGTGAACGAACACCAACTGTGGGAGTCCGCCGGTCTCAGGATCATGTATCTCGGCTCATCGTGGAACTTTTTTATAAGGGACTGGAAGCTAGATTAGAACACATTCTGAAAACGGGTGATACAACTCTGTCCGCTGTGGGTCAGAGACGACGAGATGACCCGAGAAGAACTTTCGTGGAAGTATATCGCAGAAGATATCATTTCTCTCCACTCTGGTTAGCACTGTGGTGGAAAACTGGATGGGTAACGTTGATCGTTCCCTTCTACGTCCCCCAATTATGACTACTGCCGGACTCTCCCGAGATACAGGATGTGACTCATGCCCACACGTTATCCTCCTTGTTTCGTTTGCTGCCCTGCAAACGAACAGGCTCATCAATAGGAAACGTATACCGGGAGACAGCCACAGCTGCAATGTCTGACTCAACTGAAACCACTGGGCCGTCTTCTACGACTTTCGCCTCAATTCGAATGCTATTCAAGAGCGGGGCTATCGTCCTTTTCGCAACCTATTTCGATTATGCCATCTCGTTTATAGGAAAAATTTTAATAGCCGATCATCTCGGAAAAGTCGATTACGGGTTTGTCTCTGTCGGGATCGTGCTCGTCAGTACGGTCAATACGGTAGCTCTGCTAGGCCTGTCAAACGGGGTCTCACGTTATCTCCCTCGATACTCGGACAAAGAAATGCACGAGCGCATCATCTCGAGTGGATTTTTCCTTATCATTACTTCCTCACTCACGATCAGCGCTCTTTTGTTCATGTTTTCAGAACCCATCGCAATTCAAATTATCCAGAACAGGGACGCTACACTGGTCATCCGTGTGTTTACTGTCATAGCCCCGTTTGCAGTAGTACGCTCGTACTTCTACGGGACGGTACAAGGACTCGAAAAGACTGTTCCAAAGGTCATCGTCGAGAACGTTCTTGACCCGGTTCTCAGGATAACACTTATCGGTGGTGCCGTTGCATTTTCGCTTAATCAAATCGGCGGCATTGCTGCGTACTCAATTCCGTACGTCGTCACTGGTATTCTTGGACTTTGGTACCTCGTTCGACGGACGCCCCTCTCGTTGAAGTTGCCTACCAAAGGTGTCAGTGGTAGAGGTGGAATGTACCGAGAACTTCTCACGTTCTCCGTCCCCTTAGCAGTGAGTGGCGCAATGTCTATGGTTCTCTCGGACATCGATACGTACTTCTTGACGTTCTACTCAAATGTAGGTAGTGTTGGTGTTTACCACGTAATCTATCCGATTGCGACTATCCTGACCTCGTTCCTAGAGGCGTTCGCTTTCTTGACAATTCCACTTATCTCCCGCCACCATTCGAAAGACGATTTTCGGGGGATGCGTCACCTTTATAAGACTGTTGTAAAGTGGACAGTCGCACTTTCCCTGCCCACTTTCCTTGTATTCGTCCTTGAACCGTCAACGGTTATTTCGTCGACTTTCGGTGCAGAGTATGCAGAGGGTGGAACCGCATTAGCAGTGCTTTCTGTCGGGTTTTTCATTCATGGATTTGCTGGCCCGAGTCTGGCGGCTCTCACGTCGATGGGTCATAATCGACTGGTTATGTACGACACTATCATAGTTGCCGCGGTAAACGTGGTCTTGAATTTTTTCCTCGTACCAAAGTATGGACTGCTAGGCGCTGCCGTCGCCACGATGTTGTCCTATTTCGTATCGAACGCCCTTGGAGTCGTCCAGCTCTACAAATTCGCCGATATCCAACCGTTTTCTCGCGAAGCGATCGTCCTTCCAGTGCTAGCGATTGGGTTTTTCGTCGGTACTCAGAAATTCATACTCGGAGACGGAACAAGTCTTCAGTGGATCTTCTCGTGGGCAGTAGTGTCCTCAGTCGGGTACGGACTGGTGGCCCTATACATAGTGTACGGCGAAGAAGAGAGAGAGATCCTCCGTGCAACTGTCGAACGTATCCTTAGAAAGTAGCGATTTTGGGCTTAAGAATCTAATTGTCCAGATCTACGCATACCCGAGATCCTGAAGCCTTTTGAGCGTGTTTCCATCGACCGTTTCAGTCTTATCTGCGGCGATGCTTTTCGTCCCGAACTCTCTCAGTTCCACATCTGGAGTTGTGTAGTCCGTTCGATACGATGAACCGGGCGAAGGACAAACAACTGTCGCTTTGCGATCCTTCCACCGAAGTGTCTTCGTAACACCGTCTTCTGACATACCGTACTCTGCCACGAGATCGCCCGTGTATCGGTCGTAGTCGTCTGGACAGTGCTTTCTCACGGTTTCGGGCATCGTCATGCGGTTTTCGATGCCGGGTGTCGCCGCTAAGACTGGCTCGTCCTTCACGAACGGCTCTCGTTGCTGTCGAGCTGCTGCTGAGGCAACCTCGTAGAACCTCGTCAGCGATACGGGTTTATCGATACAGGCGCCTTCTGACTGACCGGGACGTGAAACCACCAGTGGGACCCACGTCAGACACTCGTGTAGGCCGGTCGAGTGCTGTGAAATTCGGATGCCGTCTCGAATGCGGCTTTCCTCCCCAAATGCTTCCCCATGGTCGGCTGTAATCACGAGTAGGGTGTTCCCCAATTCTCCCCGTTTTTTTAGCTGGTTGACGAGATGGAAAACTCCCGCGTCAGCGTCTCGGATTCCACCATCATAGAGACCGATAAGTCGTTTTCTGTCGTGCCAAGGGCGCCGACCGCTCGCGAAGTCCCAGATCATCTCGTCCACGTCATCCTGGGTCCGCCAGTCCGCACGAGAGCTCCATCTGTCGTTTTTGCGCGACGGGTAATATGGGCCGTGAGCGTCCATCAGATTCACGACTGCTGCCCACGGCGTCTCAATCTCCCGTTCCCAGTTCAAGAACGCGTCGACGTAGTCATCGGCATTCGTTGAGAGATACGGTTCAATTCTGGAACCGATCTTGGTGTTCACGAATTTGGTGCCGAGTCCGTTGACTCCGCTCCGGATTGGTGTCTTACTCTGCCAAGCATCTCTGAAAAACTGTTCTTTGGATCCGACGTATTCTTTTGGATTCAGCCCGCTCTTGAACGGTTTCGGGAGCGGCCCGCAAACAGTCTGGAATCCATGGCAGAGTCCAATATCCTCAATAGTGAAAAACGGATTTTCAGTGAACGCCCCCGTACTATACCCTTCGTCACGGAGTTCCTCCCAGATGGAATGTCCTGCCTCGATCTCCTCCATATAAGAGTAGACGCCATGGTCGGGAACGCTAAGTCCACTCCACATGCTGACATGACTTAGAATACTGTCTGGCCCGGGAGCCCTTGCCTGTGTGTATACTGTGGCTTCGGACGCAAACCGTTCAAGAAACGGCGTTGTTTCTCGCTGGTAGCCGTACAAACTGCAGTTTTCTGCTCTGGTAGTGTCTAGAATAACCAAGAGAATATTGGGACGATCTGTTTCCATGAGTAGGTCTAGCTGCGATACTTTTGTAATACCGGGTTTCCCTTATTAACAATTGGGTTCACATCACGAGTCGTGTGGTGTTTGTCGCATTGTGCCAGACGACGAAGGCTTGGAGCCACGATTTAACTGTTGAAGGCTGTACATGACTGGAACATTTGATAGCAAACACGTTCGATATTTTATCTCACGAAAGATATGGTCTACAGCATTCTAATTTCTATGTTTTTCATATCGAAACCGGAGCCTATATCAACGGAGTGCAGCATAGAGATGTTTTGCTCTATCAACGAGAAACACGATTATGTTTCTCCAGGAGTTCCTGCAGGAATCACTCTGTTAACGCGGTTGTAGTCGTTGAATCTAGCTGTATATAGTGGATTTTGTTCGTTTGCAGATCAACCGCGGTATACTCCAATAGCGGTGTTTGTCAAGTTGAACCGCTGTCTCTCAAGCGTGACGTAATTCAAATCCTCGCCATCTGCTGGCTGTAAATCGCACTTGTGAATCCAACCGTGGACCGCCTTGCGACTGCGCTTGTCACCGAATTTCTATAATCCTCGGCGGTATTCGAAAGTGAGAAATCAGCGAGATGAAGTCGAATACCGAACTCCATCAGCTGACGCGGTGTCAATTCTCGCTTCACAAAATTCAAATTGATCCGGTCGCTACATCCAGTGAGGCGATCAAATTTCGACATAGAGCACCATAAGACCGTACCGGCTCACTTTTCACGCGTAACGAAAAACGCAACTTCACGACTTAGTCGTTAACTCGTAGGCCTGCTATAAACTTCGGATGGGATCACAGGCACTAGAAGGCGTGACGAAAACTATTCGGTGGTGGACGCGAAGCCCAAATTAAGACCCTTTATGCCCGTCGATAGTACACAAGAGCAACCGAACGTAATTCTGGTTTCGATGGATTCGGTTCGGTATGACTACTATTCTAAGCACACCGTCGGCTCTCCAACTGGTCCAGACATTCTGGACTTCGACGTGACTCGGTTTTCAAGCGCTTACGCGAATGCCCCGTATACTCCAGCCTCGGTCCCATCGTTCTTGACCGGCGAACTGCCGTTAGAGGACGGTCACGTCATGCATCGGGACTCAAAGACGCTTCCAGAGTATTTCAATGACGGAGGGTACCAGACGATTCTGGGTTACAACAACGTCCAGATTTCTCGGTTCGGCGTGACGGACGAATTCGACATCGTCGTAGATCATACCCAGCCAGAGAACAGTAGTGGATCAGCGCATTCTTTAAGCGAACGAATTCGGAGCCTCATCGGTGACATCATCGAGATAACACCGAACAGTGAGGACATCAAGAAGTTCGGCGATTATTGGTTGACGGACCTTGAGCGACGCTTCACATCACCGCCACCTTCGCACGCCCCTGATGAGTCTGTTATCGATGAACTCCTAGTCCGACGGGACGAGATTGAGGAGCCGTTCTTCCTGTGGATACATATGATGGACACTCACCACCCGTATGTGTTCGATAGCGAGGACTGGGCCGTACTCACCGACGAACCTCTTGACAGACAACACCACCGGCGACTGTTCGAGCAAGCGAAACTCGACATTTCCGTGGGGGACTATCGGAGACCCCTAGACCAACGTCAACGGAATCTCATGCGGCACACCTACGAGGCCAGCATCCTCCGGGCCAACCGAAACGTCTCGCGCTTGCTCTCTGAATTTGCCACACCAAATAGCGTTTGTGCTATCACCTCTGACCATGGTGAGGAGCTCTGGGAGCGGGGGTTCTTTGGGCACGCCGCTGCCCCGTCCAAACCACGGCGAATGACCCTCACAGAGGAAATGATTCATGTCCCTCTACTTTTAGCGAGTCCGAGCGCCGTTGCACACGAAGTATCGACGCCAGTTTCACTCGTTGATCTTCTTCCTACTCTCCTTGACGCTGCTGGCATCGAAGTTCCGAGCGCGCTTCGCGGCCGCTCGCTGCTCCCCGTAGTCGAAGGGGGCAAGCTCTCCTCCCAACCAGTATTCGCTCACGCGACATCCCCTGGAGATCCAAAAACGTACTACGAGCACCCTGACGCAAGAACGCTCGGCGCAGTTCTCGATGGTCACGTCAAGTATCGCTGGTCCGACGACGGACAGGAACTGCTCCACGATCTTGAAGAAGATCCCTCAGAATCTGTTGATATCGCTGGGGCCCACGGAGAAAAGACAAATGAGTTGGCAAATCTTCTTCGTGACAGCCTCAAACCCTACAAAAAGTCCACTACGACCGACGGAATTGATGAGAAAATTGAAAATCAATTGCGTGACCTAGGATATCTGGAGTAGCCACAGCGTAGCCGCCTCATGTGCCCAGTCAGCTAAAACACCCATCTATAAATAACTGATTTTCACATAGTAGACCGATTCTGCGCTGTGACCCAACCAACTTATGATCCGTCGGTTAGTCGATGACGTATCGTGACAAGAATAGATGGTGGTGCAGCGGAGTACAGGTCATGTATCGCCAATGCACGCGAAAAGTTGAATGGCGGTAATTTGGAGGCTGCACTTGACTACACCAGAGCTGGTGCTTGGGCCGCCTGGCAGAACCCGGGAATCTGGGATAGTAGTGCTGCGGACGACCTTATTTCCTCTGTTGGATACGAACTTCAACAACAAGAAATGTCAAAATCCGAAAACCAGTTTGGAGACAGACAGAGTGTTGTGTTCATTGCGAGTTCGTTGGCTGACCACGGCGGTCACTCCGAATCAATGCGGCTTGTCATTGACTATCTGGTCCGCAACACTAACGTAACCGTAGAAGCAGTACTGTTAACCAATGCTGACAACTCGGAATCTTCGTTTCCAGCACTGCGATCGACCCTTGACGTACTTGACGTTGACCTAATAGAACTCTCCCCAACATCCACGTACGTTGAGCGAGTTCGCGAAATATCCTCCTACCTGACGGCGTCATCCGCCAACCAAGGAATTCTGTTCACTGACCCAGACGACGTTACTGCGCTCTGTGGAATTGCCGCCATTGGTTCATCGTTCCGTTCGATTCTCTATAACCACGCCGATCACGTATTTTGGATTGGTGGCAACATAGTCGATACTGTTATCGACGCCCGAACCGAAGGTGCAGTCCTCACTCGCGCGTATCGAAACCTCTCCTCTGCCGGAGTTATTTCATTAACTTCTGATATTCAACCTCAAACTGGGTTGCCGGCTGACTTTCCAGTTTGTGAATCTGACAATTTTTCCATCTCTGTTGGGACGGAATACAAGTTCACCCGCGATGGCGGTCGAGGATACGCCGCAGCGGTTGACTCTATACTGCACGAGAATCCCAATCTACAGCACATCCTGATCACCGCATCCGATGGATTCCGCTTGAGAGAGTTGGTTTCGGAGGACGTTACTGACAGATTCCATGTATCTGGCCCATATCCGAATCTTGCACCAATTTATACATCGGCGAATCTACTTGTCGACTCGATCCCGTTTGGTGGCAGCATGGTGCGCTTGGAAGCAGCCCTTTGTGAGACTCCCGTTCTTGCCTACGTCAACCCCAACTACCCTTTTGCCGGGAACAACGATCTTCTCCCGCCAGATCACGAGTTCATTGAATATGACGGTACTGCGTTTGGGGAGGACGCGAAGCAACTCCTTGGACAGAAGTCCGTACGCGAAGCCACGGTAGAGCGACAGCTGTCGTACTGTAATTCGCTATTCGAATACGAGACAGTCGGCCGTCGCTGGGAGCAACTTCTCACGGACGGTCTTCAGACCCGGGTCGTAGACGGACTTCGTTCAGAGCAACAAGACTTCGACCTTCCGACGCCAGTCAATATGGGATCTTGTTCCTTCCCCGAGTACCGCGGAGCCGTCGCCGAATACGCTGCTGGAGAATCACTCGACACAACCATGCTCGAATACGATATTGATGGGTACGCTTCCTTTTTGGATTTGCGAGACGGTACCCAGAAACGTCTGCTACGACAAATCGTCACAAAGTCGTCGTCGGTAGGACTCTTCGAACGGCTGAAAGTGTTCCGTTCTGCGTACGCAAACGGCGAGTTACCATCGAAGCAGAAGAAACTTGCCTACGCCGCGCTTGCGATAGGCGGGCATCCAGCATTTCCCATCTTTCAGTTCGCGGAAGACCACTTTGGGTGATCATCTCCCTGTCGGGTTTCGGAGGACGCTCAAGACGGTCTTCTGTTCATCTCCTGACATGTCTGGATACATTGGGAGCGAGAGAATTCGGTCGGCAAACGTGTCGGCCTTCGGAACTGGTCTGGTGAGGTCCTCGTACTGACTTAACCGAGAAATTGGCGGGTAGTGGACACCGGTAATCACCTCGTTCTCGTCAAAGGTATCGAATAGATCGTTTCGCGATACAGGATATTCATCCTCAACTTGGACGACGAAGAGGTGGAATGCATGGCTCTTCCGCGAATCCTCGGACTCCCAACGAAGTCCTGGAATCTTCTCGATTTCCTCTTGGTATCTTGCCGCAACCTCACGGCGACTCTCAGTCATCTCAGGTAGACGGTCCAATTGGGCGATGCCCATCGCCGCCTGAATCTCGCTCATGCGAAAATTGAACCCCGTGCCATCTGCGTCGTATCCCCAGGTATCCTTCTTCTCCTTTGGAGTCATCGTCTGGTGATGGTTCCGGATCTTTCTGACATGTTCGTCGACTTCGGGATCGTTCGTCGTCACCATTCCACCTTCCCCCGTCGTCATGTTCTTCGTCGCGTAGAAACTGAAACAGCCTGCATCACCGAACGAACCGACGCGTTGTCCCTTGAACTCGGCCATCGGGGCGTGAGCGCAGTCTTCAATGACTGCTATGTCGTGTTCTTGAGTGATATCCATGATCTCCTCCATGTCACACGGCTGACCGTAGAGGTGGACCGGAATTACGGCGGCGACATCGTCACGAGTCTCGAGAATTTTCTCTAGGTCACTTGGATCCATGTTTCCGTCCTCCTGAACGTCACATAGGGTGACTTGGGCGTCTAGTAATTCGACTACGTTCGCGGTCGCCACGAACGTGATTCCGGGAACAACCACTGTATCTCCCGCTCCGATTCCAACAGCGTCGAGAGCAGCGTAGAGCGCTGACGTACACGAGTTCACCGCGACGCCGAACTCGGAGTCTTGGTGGTCTGAGAACGTTGCTTCGAACTCTTCCGTTTTCGGGCCGAGAGTTAACCATCCTGAGTCGAGAACTTCGCCGATGGATTCCAGCACTTCCCGACCGATGATTTTGTTTACGTCGTAGAGAGGAATTTCTTGATCCATAGGCCGGCTACTGGCGTCAACCGTAAAAACTTCATCGACACTCGACCAACTGCGGCCAGTAATCTTTTTGCAGGAGATTTCCTGATCCCGATATGGAAATTGAATTCCGTCCTGCGACTGAAGACGATCTCGAGTTAATGATGGCTTGGCGCTCTCACCCAGATCTGTATGAGAATTTTTATATTCAGGACAAAGAACTTGACTGGGAAACGCACATTGAGTGGTGGGAGGGCCGGACCAATAGACGAGACTGGATCATAGTTCTCCAAGAGAACGACCGATGGCGTGACGTTGGTAACGTCAGCCTCTCCGATCTTGATACTGATTGTCCTGAAGTTGGCATATATATCGGCGAGGTATCTTCGTGGGGAAAGGGAGTGGCGACAAAGGCAGTAGAGTTCGCGTTGTCTTGGCTGCGTACTCAAGACTATTCAGAGACCCACGCTCGAATTCTCAAGCACAATGATGCGTCGCAACGAGTATTTGAAAAAATCGGGTTTGAGCATGCCGGCTTAGCCCGTGATGGAGAATACATGTATGTGTATACTATTGAAGAGACCGAAAACTGAATGGTTCATCATCTGGTATTCGATTCCCCAATTTGACTATGACCAACAGTAGTGTTTATATATTGTCGACATTTAGAGGTAGCCTAGGTCTTCAAGTCGGCCCTCGACTCTGGCACCGACTGTTGAGGTATCAAGGCCAGACCCAATTCCTAGCTCGCTCCGAAGAGTCTCGATTTCGTTCTCGAACTGGACCGTTACTTCGGATGGTGGCGAATCAAGTTCTTGTACAAGTGACTCCGTAGACGAACCGTCAATCGATGACTCCCAACAGTCTCCCTCACTCGTCCAAGTAATTTTTCGGC
This portion of the Haloterrigena gelatinilytica genome encodes:
- a CDS encoding GNAT family N-acetyltransferase, which gives rise to MEIEFRPATEDDLELMMAWRSHPDLYENFYIQDKELDWETHIEWWEGRTNRRDWIIVLQENDRWRDVGNVSLSDLDTDCPEVGIYIGEVSSWGKGVATKAVEFALSWLRTQDYSETHARILKHNDASQRVFEKIGFEHAGLARDGEYMYVYTIEETEN
- a CDS encoding flippase — its product is MSDSTETTGPSSTTFASIRMLFKSGAIVLFATYFDYAISFIGKILIADHLGKVDYGFVSVGIVLVSTVNTVALLGLSNGVSRYLPRYSDKEMHERIISSGFFLIITSSLTISALLFMFSEPIAIQIIQNRDATLVIRVFTVIAPFAVVRSYFYGTVQGLEKTVPKVIVENVLDPVLRITLIGGAVAFSLNQIGGIAAYSIPYVVTGILGLWYLVRRTPLSLKLPTKGVSGRGGMYRELLTFSVPLAVSGAMSMVLSDIDTYFLTFYSNVGSVGVYHVIYPIATILTSFLEAFAFLTIPLISRHHSKDDFRGMRHLYKTVVKWTVALSLPTFLVFVLEPSTVISSTFGAEYAEGGTALAVLSVGFFIHGFAGPSLAALTSMGHNRLVMYDTIIVAAVNVVLNFFLVPKYGLLGAAVATMLSYFVSNALGVVQLYKFADIQPFSREAIVLPVLAIGFFVGTQKFILGDGTSLQWIFSWAVVSSVGYGLVALYIVYGEEEREILRATVERILRK
- a CDS encoding DegT/DnrJ/EryC1/StrS family aminotransferase is translated as MDQEIPLYDVNKIIGREVLESIGEVLDSGWLTLGPKTEEFEATFSDHQDSEFGVAVNSCTSALYAALDAVGIGAGDTVVVPGITFVATANVVELLDAQVTLCDVQEDGNMDPSDLEKILETRDDVAAVIPVHLYGQPCDMEEIMDITQEHDIAVIEDCAHAPMAEFKGQRVGSFGDAGCFSFYATKNMTTGEGGMVTTNDPEVDEHVRKIRNHHQTMTPKEKKDTWGYDADGTGFNFRMSEIQAAMGIAQLDRLPEMTESRREVAARYQEEIEKIPGLRWESEDSRKSHAFHLFVVQVEDEYPVSRNDLFDTFDENEVITGVHYPPISRLSQYEDLTRPVPKADTFADRILSLPMYPDMSGDEQKTVLSVLRNPTGR
- a CDS encoding glycosyltransferase family protein; translated protein: MTRIDGGAAEYRSCIANAREKLNGGNLEAALDYTRAGAWAAWQNPGIWDSSAADDLISSVGYELQQQEMSKSENQFGDRQSVVFIASSLADHGGHSESMRLVIDYLVRNTNVTVEAVLLTNADNSESSFPALRSTLDVLDVDLIELSPTSTYVERVREISSYLTASSANQGILFTDPDDVTALCGIAAIGSSFRSILYNHADHVFWIGGNIVDTVIDARTEGAVLTRAYRNLSSAGVISLTSDIQPQTGLPADFPVCESDNFSISVGTEYKFTRDGGRGYAAAVDSILHENPNLQHILITASDGFRLRELVSEDVTDRFHVSGPYPNLAPIYTSANLLVDSIPFGGSMVRLEAALCETPVLAYVNPNYPFAGNNDLLPPDHEFIEYDGTAFGEDAKQLLGQKSVREATVERQLSYCNSLFEYETVGRRWEQLLTDGLQTRVVDGLRSEQQDFDLPTPVNMGSCSFPEYRGAVAEYAAGESLDTTMLEYDIDGYASFLDLRDGTQKRLLRQIVTKSSSVGLFERLKVFRSAYANGELPSKQKKLAYAALAIGGHPAFPIFQFAEDHFG
- a CDS encoding sulfatase family protein, translated to MPVDSTQEQPNVILVSMDSVRYDYYSKHTVGSPTGPDILDFDVTRFSSAYANAPYTPASVPSFLTGELPLEDGHVMHRDSKTLPEYFNDGGYQTILGYNNVQISRFGVTDEFDIVVDHTQPENSSGSAHSLSERIRSLIGDIIEITPNSEDIKKFGDYWLTDLERRFTSPPPSHAPDESVIDELLVRRDEIEEPFFLWIHMMDTHHPYVFDSEDWAVLTDEPLDRQHHRRLFEQAKLDISVGDYRRPLDQRQRNLMRHTYEASILRANRNVSRLLSEFATPNSVCAITSDHGEELWERGFFGHAAAPSKPRRMTLTEEMIHVPLLLASPSAVAHEVSTPVSLVDLLPTLLDAAGIEVPSALRGRSLLPVVEGGKLSSQPVFAHATSPGDPKTYYEHPDARTLGAVLDGHVKYRWSDDGQELLHDLEEDPSESVDIAGAHGEKTNELANLLRDSLKPYKKSTTTDGIDEKIENQLRDLGYLE
- a CDS encoding glycosyltransferase family 4 protein — encoded protein: MRVLMAPFFEGNQYLELLSSSLEQKGVEVKRSTTARPLALPLLDVLRTDADVFHLHWTHVYFLFGSYERFYRIPLVKYACWAFSLFFLVQLYLINLFCDRMVWTVHNKCNHERRYEEMDRWVGQQVFSLVDAVQVWDDNTKRELAEYLDVSTTKMVAIPHGNYHPFYPPDEQLSKRKARSSLGLPQNKRIFLYFGMIRPYKQVPKLLNVWSDLDPEGAHLIVAGKPKHEDLIPLIRSVAADRDDVTENLQYISDDEVQTYFAACDLTVFPYKHIYSSGSAVLAMSMGRPFVAPAQGAIPSLGSDKNIVYEDDSLKSAIEKALQVDSDTLCLIGRQNIRRADHTHSWDKIGDAVFSLYRR
- a CDS encoding sulfatase-like hydrolase/transferase, whose translation is METDRPNILLVILDTTRAENCSLYGYQRETTPFLERFASEATVYTQARAPGPDSILSHVSMWSGLSVPDHGVYSYMEEIEAGHSIWEELRDEGYSTGAFTENPFFTIEDIGLCHGFQTVCGPLPKPFKSGLNPKEYVGSKEQFFRDAWQSKTPIRSGVNGLGTKFVNTKIGSRIEPYLSTNADDYVDAFLNWEREIETPWAAVVNLMDAHGPYYPSRKNDRWSSRADWRTQDDVDEMIWDFASGRRPWHDRKRLIGLYDGGIRDADAGVFHLVNQLKKRGELGNTLLVITADHGEAFGEESRIRDGIRISQHSTGLHECLTWVPLVVSRPGQSEGACIDKPVSLTRFYEVASAAARQQREPFVKDEPVLAATPGIENRMTMPETVRKHCPDDYDRYTGDLVAEYGMSEDGVTKTLRWKDRKATVVCPSPGSSYRTDYTTPDVELREFGTKSIAADKTETVDGNTLKRLQDLGYA